TGCTGGTATCGCGACTGGCAGCATGACCGGTCGCGCGTGAACGTAAAAAGCCGAACCCGAAAGTGGGGTTCGGCTTTTTGCTTACTTAGCTTTTAACTACTTGCTGGAGAGCTCAGCGTACCTAGCGGTGACTTCCTCAACCGACGGATTCGTGGCGTGCTCGCCATCGGAGTACAACACAGTCGGCACAACGCGGTTGCCGTCGTTGACGGACTCAACCCACTTCGAAAGGTCGTCGTGCTTTTCGACATCCCAGGCCTCAAACGGAGTGCCGTTTTCCTTCAGGCCAGCAATAAGGTTCTGGCAGAAAGGGCACCAGGACGCAGCGTAAATGGTCACGTGTTCGGTGGTCTGTGGAGTCTTCACATCAGTCATACTTAGGTCAACGCGCGGACCAAAGCCGATATTCCATTGCGCAATACGTTCGCCGGGCAGTAGTCCCGCCTCAGAGCCTTGCGAGACAGGCTTCCAAGCGCTAATCCTCTAGACGCCGCCACGTGCAGAAGCGGTAGCGTAGGCCGGTCGTTGACGTCTGCCACGGACCATCCTCGACGCGAACCCAGTCGTAGAGGTCGGGAGCCATGACCGGTACCGGGACACTGATATCAGTATCAATGTCGGTGACCACGCATTCGTCGGCAAGCGAAAGTGCATCGCGATAGACACGCCCGCCTCCGATAATCCAAGCCGCGGGCGCGTCGGCGACGGCTGCGAGCGCGGCTTCGAGGCTGGTTGCGGACTCGGCGCCGGGGAAATCGGACACGGAGCGTGAAAGGACGATGTTTCGACGACCGGGGAGTGGTCGGAACTTGGGATTCAGCGAGTCCCACGTGCGACGCCCCATGATGACAGGTGCGCCCATCGTCGTTGTTTTGAAATGCTGAAGATCTTCAGGCAGATGCCAGGGCATAGTCGCACCGTCGCCGATAATGCCGGCTCGAGACTGCGCCCAGATCATCCCTACAAACGGGGGTCTTGCGCTGGTGGAAGCGGTGGACTCGTTCATGTCGACACTCACCTTTCGCTGACTTAGACAGCCACCTGACCGCGAATCAGAGGATGCGGGTCGTAGCCGATGACCTCAATGTCCTCGTAAGCGTAGTCGAAAATGCTGTCGGCCTTCCGAAGCTTCAGCGTGGGGTAGGGGCGCGGCTCACGGGAGACCTGCAGTTCGCACTGTTCAATGTGGTTGTCGTAGATGTGGCAATCGCCACCGGTCCAGATGAACTCTCCAACATCCAAGCCCGCCTGCTGCGCCATCATGTGCGTCAACAGTGCATAGGAAGCGATGTTAAACGGCACGCCTAGGAACATGTCCGCGCTGCGCTGGTAGAGCTGGCAGCTGAGCTTGCCATCTGCGACGTAGAACTGGAACAGCAGATGGCACGGCGGCAGCGCCATATTGGAAATCTCGGAGACATTCCAGGCGCTGACGATGTTGCGGCGGCTATCCGGGTTGGACTTCAGAGTCTCCAGCGCCTGTGCAATCTGGTCGATGTGGTGCCCATCCGGAGTGGGCCAGGAGCGCCACTGCACGCCATAGACCGGGCCGAGGTCGCCGTTGTTGTCTGCCCACTCATCCCAAATAGTCACTCCGCGGTCCTGGAGCCACCGGACGTTCGAATCGCCGCGGAGGAACCACAGCAGCTCGTACACGATGGACTTCAGGTGCACCTTCTTAGTGGTGATCAGTGGGAAGCCCTCGTTCAGATCAAAGCGCAGCTGGCGGCCGAACACTGAGCGAGTGCCCGTGCCAGTGCGGTCTGATTTAGCTGCTCCGTCAGCGAGAATTTCGCGCAGCAAATCCTCGTACGGAGTCTGAATGCCCTGATGAGCCTGTGTTGTGATGTCAGTGGAGTCGGTCATAGCCGCCCTAGCTTACCTACTTCTGCTCTTGATTCTTGAATTCCTTCACCGCTGCCAGAATCTCCTCCGACAGGTCCGGTCGGCAGAACAGCATATCCGGCAGGAAAGTATCGACATTATTGTAGGTCGGCGCGGAGCCGTCTAGGCGGCTGACATGCAAACCGGCGGACTTAGCGACACCAACCGGCGCTGCCGAATCCCACTCGTACTGACCACCGTCGTGGATGTAGGCGTCGTAGTCACCGAGCAGTACGTGCATTGCCTTCGCACCAGCGGAGCCCATCTCTACCAGCTCCATGCCCAGCTTGTCAGCGACGTACTTTGCCACAGCCGGTGGGCGAGTACGCGATACGACAATCTTGCCCGCACGCGGCCCCTGGACAGCCTTGGCCTCACCCGTGTGGAAAACCTGGCCGTGATCCGGCAGACCAACAGCAGCGTGGGTCGGCTGACCGTCCTCTACCAGAGCGACATGAACTGCCCAGTCCTGGCGGCCCGAAGCGAACTCACGCGTGCCATCGAGTGGGTCAATAATCCACACCCGCTTTGAGTCCAGGCGCTCACGGTTATCCGCGGCTTCCTCCGACAGCAGTCCGTCGTCCGGACGGTGCTGCTCCAGTACGCGGGCAATCCACTCCTGTGCCAGTGCGTCGCCGGCATCTCCCAGAATGCGGCCACGCAGCAGGCCTACGTTGCGGACACCCTTGAGAATTTCACTGGCGCCCACGGCAAGTCGATAGGCAAGAACATCATCTTCAATGTAGGCAGACATGACTTAGATACTATTAGCTTTTTCCCAACCCCGCTTTGCGACGGGATGCCGCGCCCCATCCTCACCGCATCCGAGTGGCTCCATGGGCTTAATGCCTCACTTTGCGCAGGCGTTAGGTGAGCTGCGCTAACTCCAGATGCCGACTACGCATCCTGACTAGACTTAAGTGGCATGAAGACCTTGCTGAATATCATTTGGCTGTTGTTCGGTGGCCTGTGGCTTGCTTTGGGCTACATTTTCTTCGGCGTTCTTGCCTGTATTTTGATTGTCACAATTCCCGCTGGTGTGGCCTCGTTCCGCATGGCTTCTTATGCACTGTGGCCGTTCGGACGCTCCGTGGTGGAGCGTTCCGGACGGGGCGCGGTCGGTGCCGTTAGTGCCGGTGTGATGAATGTAATCTGGTTCCTCATCGCCGGTCTGTGGCTGGCCATCGGTCACATCATGACTGCGGCGGCGCAGGCTGTCACCATCGTTGGAATTCCACTGGCGGTGGCCAACGTCAAGATGATTCCGGTGACCTGCTTCCCATTCGGCAAGGACATTGTGAAGGGCTACCGTGTGGACGGCTACGCGGTGAAGATTTAGAGGGATACAAATAACAACAGCCCGCCCGCAGCGAGAATCAGTTCAAGCCGAGGGCGGACTGTTAGTTATCTAGGCCAGTTGGCCAGAAGACGTTAGCGCTTGTCGCGGTACCAGGTCAGCAGCGCATCGGTGGAGGCATCGCCCGAATCCGGTGCAACTTCACCGGTAACAGCAGGCAGTAGGTCGCCAGCCTGCTGCTTGCCCAGCTCGACGCCCCACTGGTCGAAGGAGTTCAGGCCCCAAACAATGCCCTCGACGAAGGTGATGTGCTCGTAGAGTGCAATCAGCGCACCGACAGCGTCCGGGGTCAGTTCCTCGGCCATGATGGTCGTGGTCGGACGGTTACCTGGCATGACCTTGTGCTCTACGAGTTCCTCGGCAACGCCCTCTGCGCGAATTTCTTCTGCGGTCTTACCGAAGGCCAGCACCTTCGTCTGTGCGAAGAAGTTACTCATCAGTAGGTCGTGCATAGAACCTTCGCCGGAAGCCGTCGGCAGATCCTGGCGTGGACGGGCAAAGCCGATGAAGTCAGCCGGAACTAGGCGAGTTCCCTGGTGAAGGAGCTGGAAGAAAGCGTGCTGGCCGTTCGTTCCCGGCTCACCCCAGAAGATTTCTCCGGTGTTGTAGTCCACCCTCTTGCCGTCGGTACGCACGGACTTACCGTTCGATTCCATGGTGAGCTGCTGAAGGTACGCCGGGAAGCGAGAGAGATCTTCAGAGTAGGGCAGCACGGCATGCGACTGAGCGTCGAGGAAGTTTGAGTACCAGACATTCAGCATGCCCATCAGTACCGGCACGTTCTGCTCCAGCGGAGCGTTGAGGAAGTGCTCATCCATTGCGCGGAAGCCCTGCAGGAAGCGCATGAAGTCCATCGGACCAACGACGGCCATGATGGACAGGCCGATGGCGGAGTCGACGGAGTAGCGGCCGCCGACCCAGTCCCAGAAGCCAAACATGTTCTCAGTGTCGATGCCGAATTCGGCGACCTTTTCGGCATTCGTGGAAACGGCGACGAAGTGCTTGGCGACGGCATCTTCGCTACCCAGCTGCTGGATAAGCCAGCGGCGAGCTGCGTGAGCGTTGGAGAGCGTCTCCTGCGTGGTGAAGGTCTTGGAAGCGACGATAAACAGCGTGGACTCCGGATCGACCTCATCCAGAACCGCATGTAGATCAGATGGGTCAACGTTAGAGACAAAGCGGGCATCAATGCCGGCAGTGGCGTAGGTGCGCAGCGCCTTGGTCACCATTGCCGGGCCCAAGTCGGAGCCACCGATGCCGATGTTGACCACAGTCTTAATAGTGTGACCCGTGTATCCCAGCCAGTCTCCACTGCGGAGGCTGCGAGCAAAGTCGCGCATGCGGCCGAGCACCTCATGCACGTCGGCAGCAACATCCTGGTCGCCGACGGTCAGATTTTCCTCTGCTGGCAGGCGCAGCGCTGTGTGCAGCACGGAGCGGTTTTCAGTGGTGTTGATCTTGTCACCGCGGAACATCTTCTCGCGTGCTTCTTCGATGCCAGCGGCGCGAGCGAGCTCAACCAGCTCGGCAAAACCGTCGAGGCACATCAAGTTCTTGGAAAGGTCAACGTGGAGAGTGCCCGCATCGAAAGTCAGCTTCTCAGTGCGGCCATCTTCATTGGCGAAAAGCTCACGCAGCGAGGTGGCGCGAACATTGTCCACGCGCTTAGCCAGCTGAGCCCACTGTTCGGTTGCGGTGATATCTACAGTCATTCCTGCTCCCAGGTGAGTTTTGACGAAATGCACTTTATACCTCCCCAGACTAGTTGCGTTTTGGCGCTCTCGCCGGGCGACAGTATTCGATCAGGTGTGACCACAATCTGCTGGCAGCTCGATTCCGCGGTGCCTATGCTCCGCCTATGCGCCGACCATCCGTCGACTATCCGCCACCTACGAGTCCCTAGCCCGCTTCAGCAAAGGCACCTACCCTGGAAAATATGACTGATTTCACCCCTGATTACGACAACATCCTCAAAGATGTCCCCACAGGCCTTCTCCTCGGCGGCGAGTTCCGTCCCGCGTCGAATGGTGAGACCTTCGATGTCGTTAACCCCGCGACAGATAAGCCGCTGGTCCAGGTCGCCTCCGCCACAGAGGAGGACGCCAGGCAGGCGCTTGACGACGCCGTCGCAGCCCAGAAGGAGTGGAAGGTAACCCCGCCCCGCAAGCGCAGCGAGATTCTTTACCGCGCTTTTGAACTCATCCGTCGGGATGCAGACAAGTTGGCCCAGCTGCAGTCCCTGGAGATGGGCCGTGCGTTGCCGGATTCCAAGGCTGAGGTCGGCTACGGTGGCGAGTTTTTTCGTTGGTTCGCTGAGGAGGCCGTGCGTATCTCCGGCGATTACCGAATTTCTCCGAGCGGAACCTCGCGCGTCGCGGTGATTAAGCAGCCGGTCGGCCCGGCTTTGGCTATTACGCCGTGGAATTTCCCGCTGGCTATGGGTACCCGCAAGATCGCCCCGGCACTCGCCGCCGGCTGCCCGGTCATTATTAAGCCGGCGTCCAAAACTCCGCTGACCATGCTCTACCTGGGCAAACTGCTTATCGAAGCCGGTGTCCCCGCAGGCGTAATCTCCGTGCTGCCAACAGGACACTCAGCCAACGTTTCGGCCCTGCTTTCCGATGACCGCCTGCGCAAGTTCACCTTCACCGGTTCCACCGAAGTTGGCCAGATGCTCGCTGCGAAGGCCGCGGAAACTTCGATGAAAGTTTCCCTTGAGCTCGGCGGGAATGCTCCGTTTGTCATTCTCTCTGATGGTGATGTTGATAAGGCTGTGCAGGCAGTCAGTGACGCCAAGCTCCGCAATGGCGGCCAGGTGTGTATCGCCCCGAATCGCTTTATTGTTCATGAATCCAAGAAGGATGCGTTCGTCGAAGGCGTCGTCAAGCGTTTTGCGGAGCTGAAGTTGGGCGAGGGTACCGATCCGGCGACGGACCTTGGGCCACTCGCGCTGCGTGATCAACAGGAAAAGGTTCGTGATCTGGTTGACGATGCGGTCAAGCGCGGTGCGAAAGTAGAGTGCGGCGGCAAGATCCCAGATCTCGGCGGCGCGCTTTCCGACGGCTACTTCTTCGAGCCCACAGTTCTGACCGATGTGCCCGAGGATGCGGATATTGTCCGCGAAGAGATTTTCGGTCCGGTGGTTGCAGTGACAACCTTCACGGACGATGAGCACGCGATTGAGCAGGCAAATGACACGATCTTTGGTCTGGCGGCGTATGTGTTCAGTGAGAACCTGACCAAGGCACTTGGTGCGGCAGAGGCATTGGAGTCCGGCATGGTTGCGGTCAATAAGGGCTCGCTGTCGGACCCGTCGGCGCCGTTCGGTGGTGTCAAGCAGTCCGGTCTTGGCCGTGAGGGCGGCTTCACCGGTATCAATGAGTTCCTAGAGGAAAAGCTGATTTCCCTGGAAGGCTAGCAGGACAGGTAGCTGGCGAGGGTTAGCCCAGGCGACCGCGTCCCATGCGCAGCAGCGCCGACGCGATTGCCGGGCCCTCTGGGCCAAGTGCGTCGCGGAACTCGTTGATGATCTGCACCTCTCGGCCGTGCACGAGACGCGTGCCGCCAGATCCCAGGCGGGTTTTGCCGACGGCCTTACTGATTGCGGTGCGGCGTTGAATGGCATCGATAATCAGCCCGTCAAGGCGGTTGATTTCCTTGCGGTACTGTTCGATCTCCGCGGAGCTCAACGGGTCATCGGTACCGGTGGGGGTGCGGACTTCAAAAGGGGATACTGCCGCCGCCTGCTGGCTGTGCTCGGCGCCGTCGGTGTTGTCGGTGTGTGCGGCGCGAGTGTCCGCAGGGTTTTCGCTCATAGTTCTTATTGTGCCAAAGGATTCGAACAGTCCAATCCGGGGGCTCGGCTACTGTAGTAGCCATCATGGGAAATGAAACTGGAATGCTGTTCGGGTCCTTCAATGCTGACGATGGACGTAGTGGCGATAGCCATGCTGGTTCGAACCACGGTGAGGCGGGCGGTGCTACGCCTGGCCGTGGTGGGTTCGGCCACTTCGCCAGCGCTGGTAGCAATAGCGCACCGAGTGACGCTGCCAGCTTTGGCGGCGGTTTTGGCGGTGGCTTCGAGCCCAGTTTTGATTCAGAGTCGCTGCTAGAGGGGCTTAATCCGCAGCAGCGCCAAGCAGTGGAGCACATTGGTTCACCACTGTTGATTGTGGCTGGAGCGGGTTCAGGAAAGACATCTGTGCTGACGCGCAGGATTGCATACCTGATCGGTGCGCGTGGGGTCCTGCCAAGCCAAATTTTGGCTATTACCTTTACCAATAAGGCCGCAGCCGAGATGCGCGAGCGTGTGGCGGGACTGGTCGGTGACCAGGCGCGGCGTATGTGGGTGTCCACGTTCCACTCCATGTGTGTGCGCATACTGCGCAT
The sequence above is drawn from the Corynebacterium jeikeium genome and encodes:
- a CDS encoding YccF domain-containing protein; its protein translation is MKTLLNIIWLLFGGLWLALGYIFFGVLACILIVTIPAGVASFRMASYALWPFGRSVVERSGRGAVGAVSAGVMNVIWFLIAGLWLAIGHIMTAAAQAVTIVGIPLAVANVKMIPVTCFPFGKDIVKGYRVDGYAVKI
- a CDS encoding chorismate mutase, whose product is MSENPADTRAAHTDNTDGAEHSQQAAAVSPFEVRTPTGTDDPLSSAEIEQYRKEINRLDGLIIDAIQRRTAISKAVGKTRLGSGGTRLVHGREVQIINEFRDALGPEGPAIASALLRMGRGRLG
- a CDS encoding NAD-dependent succinate-semialdehyde dehydrogenase, with the translated sequence MTDFTPDYDNILKDVPTGLLLGGEFRPASNGETFDVVNPATDKPLVQVASATEEDARQALDDAVAAQKEWKVTPPRKRSEILYRAFELIRRDADKLAQLQSLEMGRALPDSKAEVGYGGEFFRWFAEEAVRISGDYRISPSGTSRVAVIKQPVGPALAITPWNFPLAMGTRKIAPALAAGCPVIIKPASKTPLTMLYLGKLLIEAGVPAGVISVLPTGHSANVSALLSDDRLRKFTFTGSTEVGQMLAAKAAETSMKVSLELGGNAPFVILSDGDVDKAVQAVSDAKLRNGGQVCIAPNRFIVHESKKDAFVEGVVKRFAELKLGEGTDPATDLGPLALRDQQEKVRDLVDDAVKRGAKVECGGKIPDLGGALSDGYFFEPTVLTDVPEDADIVREEIFGPVVAVTTFTDDEHAIEQANDTIFGLAAYVFSENLTKALGAAEALESGMVAVNKGSLSDPSAPFGGVKQSGLGREGGFTGINEFLEEKLISLEG
- a CDS encoding glucose-6-phosphate isomerase produces the protein MTVDITATEQWAQLAKRVDNVRATSLRELFANEDGRTEKLTFDAGTLHVDLSKNLMCLDGFAELVELARAAGIEEAREKMFRGDKINTTENRSVLHTALRLPAEENLTVGDQDVAADVHEVLGRMRDFARSLRSGDWLGYTGHTIKTVVNIGIGGSDLGPAMVTKALRTYATAGIDARFVSNVDPSDLHAVLDEVDPESTLFIVASKTFTTQETLSNAHAARRWLIQQLGSEDAVAKHFVAVSTNAEKVAEFGIDTENMFGFWDWVGGRYSVDSAIGLSIMAVVGPMDFMRFLQGFRAMDEHFLNAPLEQNVPVLMGMLNVWYSNFLDAQSHAVLPYSEDLSRFPAYLQQLTMESNGKSVRTDGKRVDYNTGEIFWGEPGTNGQHAFFQLLHQGTRLVPADFIGFARPRQDLPTASGEGSMHDLLMSNFFAQTKVLAFGKTAEEIRAEGVAEELVEHKVMPGNRPTTTIMAEELTPDAVGALIALYEHITFVEGIVWGLNSFDQWGVELGKQQAGDLLPAVTGEVAPDSGDASTDALLTWYRDKR
- a CDS encoding mycoredoxin; this encodes MTDVKTPQTTEHVTIYAASWCPFCQNLIAGLKENGTPFEAWDVEKHDDLSKWVESVNDGNRVVPTVLYSDGEHATNPSVEEVTARYAELSSK
- a CDS encoding dihydrofolate reductase, producing the protein MNESTASTSARPPFVGMIWAQSRAGIIGDGATMPWHLPEDLQHFKTTTMGAPVIMGRRTWDSLNPKFRPLPGRRNIVLSRSVSDFPGAESATSLEAALAAVADAPAAWIIGGGRVYRDALSLADECVVTDIDTDISVPVPVMAPDLYDWVRVEDGPWQTSTTGLRYRFCTWRRLED
- a CDS encoding thymidylate synthase; its protein translation is MTDSTDITTQAHQGIQTPYEDLLREILADGAAKSDRTGTGTRSVFGRQLRFDLNEGFPLITTKKVHLKSIVYELLWFLRGDSNVRWLQDRGVTIWDEWADNNGDLGPVYGVQWRSWPTPDGHHIDQIAQALETLKSNPDSRRNIVSAWNVSEISNMALPPCHLLFQFYVADGKLSCQLYQRSADMFLGVPFNIASYALLTHMMAQQAGLDVGEFIWTGGDCHIYDNHIEQCELQVSREPRPYPTLKLRKADSIFDYAYEDIEVIGYDPHPLIRGQVAV
- a CDS encoding 3'(2'),5'-bisphosphate nucleotidase CysQ, with amino-acid sequence MSAYIEDDVLAYRLAVGASEILKGVRNVGLLRGRILGDAGDALAQEWIARVLEQHRPDDGLLSEEAADNRERLDSKRVWIIDPLDGTREFASGRQDWAVHVALVEDGQPTHAAVGLPDHGQVFHTGEAKAVQGPRAGKIVVSRTRPPAVAKYVADKLGMELVEMGSAGAKAMHVLLGDYDAYIHDGGQYEWDSAAPVGVAKSAGLHVSRLDGSAPTYNNVDTFLPDMLFCRPDLSEEILAAVKEFKNQEQK